CCGGGGGTCGACAGCAGAGCGCAGCAGGACGACGTCGCACTCCGGATTGTATCGGTGGAGGCTGTCGCCCGTAAGCGAAGTCGAAGAAAACTACCGCATAATATTTACCTGGTAAGCTTACACTGTCCTAGAGCTAGAAGGACTACTTACACACGGTGATTGGAGGTGAGTATGTTTATGTACAATAAATAATTGTAGTCCTATCGTTTCTGTTTGATGTTTAGCGATTGTTTGTTGAAGTTCGACCTTCACCACCAAAAACATTGATAGGGAGAAAATAATCTCTTGAAATTGATCACACATGACACAACCGATTTGCATTCTACTGAGATAAATTCAACTGTTTgatatttatttacaaaaaaaaatcatttgagttttcaatcaaAACGCAACATTGCATTACttattttttatgcaattttaaattaaaaacgtttGTGATTTTATACTGATCTTCGCTCTGAGTTTTATGACACAATCAAACtgcatatttttatttctaagattTACAAATCTTGTTTCCGTTCCGACagatatctatatatataaatacCTACATAgtacataaaaatatatattttgaaatgaataaaaagcagataaaaaaattaaataaatgccGCAACTTTAGTACGATAAGTGATGAATCCATTCTAAATATCTGATTTTCATTTCCATTTCTTCTACTTAGTTAAGTTCTATTGAAAGCAAGTGTATCAGGATTAGACAAAAGAGATAAAACGATTATTGTGAAATGAAAACGATTGACCATCCGCCTTTGCGAAGACGATTGATTGTAAGTTGGATACACTTGAAATAAACGATATGTATTAATTGTCTTGTAGAATATGTGTGCGTTTGGTTTTTCTTAGGATTTGAAAGAATACTTCTACAGCTATTGAGATGATAGTCCTAACTATTATAAATTCTAGGTGGAGGGCTTTCTCACTgttaatttatgtttatttaactTTCTCAGTCATATGTTTACATATTTATTTAGGTACTGATAGTTAGTGCCAAAAGGCgaacaaaaaatcagagttCAGAGATTTTTAGCAGGTAATTCAAAGTTTAAAGTAGCATAgcgttcaaaaaaattatttaaattataccGTTCTGTTGGTAGTTCGTgtatttttaaaggaaaaatatttgcaTAATGTCCTTGAGACCCGCGGATATACAGAGTTTCCCAATAAGAGGTTTGATAATGATATTCAaggaactattttttcaaaataaattatcggATATTTATTTCATCATGAAGAGGAAGATATGCGGTGGGTTCGAAATAACATCAGCCAAATGAACCCCACGACTTCGCCTACAGGATCTTAcccttttcatgaaattttccacAGCCAATTTGCAAAGCCGATGTCCTATTGTAGTGATCATAGACTGATACACGAATTTAAGAAGAAATAAGGAGGGAAGAGGAACTGAGTACAGATAATTGAGAAATAAGGAAGAaagaaaatataatgaaaaagaTTCATTTGACGTATTTTCCGAAACAAAGTGGCTTGTAATCTTTGTATCAAAATTGTTAGTAGAATTAGTGAGAAAATTACGGAAAGTTTATGAAAAGTACGACACTGTGTCTTCAATAGCCCCATAGAGGTCTGGAATCTATGCTGGGCTATGAGCGAAGACCTTGTCTTTGTGAGGTTTAACGGTCTTAAAACATTTCCCGTGAAACAACGATGTTTTCGATGTTTGTGTGGCACGGAGCGCGCCGTCTTGTTGAATGTTACCATTGTCCACATTAATCGTATCATATCGTTCAATTTTCACTAACGGCGTAGTTTCTACTTGTTAAACGTCGAAAAAAGACAGCTTCAAAAGTGACAGCTACAGAAATAATGGGCTATCCAAAATATGTAGTTTAGAAAGGCTCAAAGAATtgttgatataattttttttaacttcgaaTATCGCGTCCGTTATGAGACGTGAATATCGGGAATGCGATCTCTGATTGATACATTGTCTGGATCCTTTAATTGTTATAAAAACCATCGGCATTGACCAAGTGAATAGAGTTCTTAAAAGTTTATAGGTGCAGCCAGATATTTATACGATCAACATACGAGATTGTTATTTCTAGAGTGTCTATACTGAGTCTGGATACAAGAATATAATTTTCTAATTTGCAATACCGGCTTCCGCaacttttgtaaactttttgttTCAGGGGCTTCTGCTCGCGGCTTTCTCAAACATGTAACTACATCGTCGGTATCATCGAAAGGAACTGGATGTCGAAATTCGGGAACATGAGTAGAGATGGATTGAACAACGCTAAGAAAAGATTTAAACGAGTGTTTTGATGCAGAAATTGAAACCGTCGTCGAAATTCTTGACTTTCATCAATGGATCAATGGATCCAGGTCGTAAGCTCATGGGTCAGACGTCTTGGCCCTTTGTCGAAGAATCGGCGCTGGATCCTTAAATACTCAAGTAAGTAAGTGACTTACTTAAAGGGTATTCGGTTCAAAAACTGGTCAACTTTAAATTCGCCGTATTCTTCCTAATGATTCacataaaaaacctgaacacctctcattttgtaggtgtatgtgtgtagaatgatgcttcTATTTGGATTTTTACATTAGATCTTTAGTTgtcaaaatggcgtccaagcaaTGAATGCTATGAATCAAATTGTGTACATGCGTCTTGGAAATCCAAACTACACGCACGCTGAAatagcaaaatcgttgaatgtggcTAAATCAACCGTCACCAAAGTAGTAAAAGTGTTCGGAGAACGTTTGTCGAAAACTAGAAAGGCTGGATTGGGGGGAAACCGAAAGGAGGATGGGTCGCAGcagtgacgaacagaagagtggctAGCGCTTTCAAGCACAACCCTAACctctccgttcgagatgtcACAAATAAGTTGgaaatatcgtctacaaccatgcatGAAGCTACAAAACGATTGGACTGTCAACTTATGAGAAGGTATAGTAACTCCAAATCGCAATGATGAGAAATTCCTTAcggcaaaaacaagatctcggaAGCTGTGTTGTCAAAGTTtcatcacagagaacagacgtacaagctagcccacgaaagttGTGTAAAATTTACAACGACCGTTTTTAaccaatttctgttttttggctgggccaccagatgtctccaaacacaccaaagagaactgccaaagccaaactgagaaaaaaaacaaaattttagtcagttttgaacaggtcgtatgaactgtttttcatgtttccctttgatgtttcgtaacactttcgtcacattgcataatggaaaaatatcattaaagtAGATAGCTATTTCCTTCAAGGTAGAGGTACTGAATTTTgaacaatgggatgcaaaagtgatacttgaaagtagcccgctttgagatgtctaTAATCAGTTCTGATGGATAATACTGATCGTCAAAAATGTTCCTAATTGAATGGATATAGCAGACTGTCTTCCGTCTGACGATAACCGGTCAGgaagtgcaaaaatttattccaaaactCTTAGTTATTTTAATTGCCTCAtcagtgcaaaaataaaggcaGTGAAATTCTGTCCAGTCGAAAGTAACTTTTCCAGCAATAAATCGAACCCGTCTATTTTAGAGCggcattagtttaattattGATGAGTTTAATAacaattacgccttttcgaaaactgggtaCCTGAATATTTGatctgtaacttttgaacggcgcaatagatggcactgtttcaagttaattttcaacgtattttttggatttcggcatttgaaattttacacacaattttttgaagattttttgttcgagcttgtacgtctgttctctgtggtttcattgcgtggtaatggacgacgtaacctacgccaaggcagactCCGGACAGCTTGCTGGACAAGAGTATTATACAGCAACCGGGAGGGGAAAGaaggcagacattttcaagcatattaatcccaaaaaatatctcgtttggcaagctatctgtaccAGTGACTGTACGAAACctgatggcaggcgtcaaacgaaaggcTCGCCAATTTGGACCAGAGCaaccggaatcttaactgagcattttttccgtcttttatCCATTATGAACTTCAAAACGAAAGATACTTTGatgtttaataaataaatactcgatttacacgcaattcagtctgaccactttttgatccgaacacccttttatataatgttaaaaatcctgacctgataaaaaataaacacatgaaAGACCGCAAAACAGGTTGCTAAGAAGCTGATCTAAAGTAAAAAAGAGGCCGGGAGGCATTTTAGAAAGCTGACCTTGCGAGTGGGCAATGCGTGCCTGGAGGCTCGAAAAATTGGTGACCTGGAAACCTGATCTAAAGAAAAATGGGGTGGTGATTGACGTGATGGAAAAAGCGCGTCTGAAAGTCCCCAAAAGTTGCTACAGTAGTATCTTGTTAATCCGAGGTAGACGGGGGAAGAGAAACCTCGGAATACACGAAATACACCGAAAACACTATCGTTTTGTTTCGGTTTTGCATATCTCCCGAGTAGGTAGCTCGGTAAAGATGGGGACCTTGTATGAATCCAGTGGCTCGGATAACGCGGAAAGTTAACCTGAAGAAAAGGAGAGTCTCTAAAGACGCAATCCTCTTGCGAACTGGAAAACTAACCTAAGAAACGAATAGTCTGCTAGAGATGGAGCTTGGGATGCTTGTCCAGGCATAAAAGATTGCCTCGCAGTTTGCTCATGTCAGCAGGAAGAGTAAAGCGCAGCGATTTGACAAGGATTTTTCTAAAacacatacactgccggccaaaagtttgggatctcTAATCTTAATGGGATTAGCAGTAGTTCTCTTTTTTCACTTGTTCCCGTTTCCcgtgaaaatagaaataaaattcatttgttgattttttcattaattacggTTTATTTTCCaggcaaacgaaaacaaaatttaaacagacAAGAATGGGGAATATAGGCAGAACAGACAATGGAAATACGATGGCTCCCGTGGAATTCCGGATTCCAAGTGACCAAATTATGGCCGGCCAACTTCGTTCCTTCCAAGAGCTCACCGGGAATGCATGGAAGCAGTTGGCTCAGTCACTTAAAAGATCTGGCTtaggtaaaatttaattttaattgattttgtttttgctggatTTCTCAAATCAAGTTGACTAGCAGAAATCTgcggaaattttattttaaattaacaagaataaaaagaaaaagtgaaatcGATCAAAACATCTAGAAATTTTGATGTAATTagcaatttaaatttattcctAATTCGGTTagattcgataaaaaaaaagaataatattCATTACCACATTACGTTGagttcattaaaaattcacgTTAAGTGTAGGTGAACTTCATGAGGCAAAAATGTCTATTAGGGTgtgttcatatatttttttcgtaaatgcTACGCGagaatcaattggataaaaattatgaagtTTTTAAACGTAGCCACGACGtgtaaattattttgcgtgcagGCATGCGTATATACAGAGCGTAAAAAAATCACCGTCGTCAGCCCAAAAACTGTGACTATGAAAAGTTAAAGCAGTCGCATTCAAAACAGACGCCATCTAAAgagtaaccaagcaaacaaCCTCTCCTCAATCTTCAGTTATATGAAGCGTCGGAATTATCATAGTCACCTTCAGTTCGTCGTCGTCTTTTTGACTGTGACGGAATATTGTATagattaaaaaacattctaatggagaatttgttttcaagtggtggtgcaccggggcactaccggtagtgcactttttgctgttttcatgctcgttttcacgaaAAGTAgcccactggtagtgcaccataaagtggacggtggaacactctgaaaatattcggtgttgcttgcgctctcaccaatactatcatgaattttgacagcacatGCTTCCcgttgtaaacaaatatcagctggttggtttatttctataccgcaaaaattgcgtccgagctgtttttttctctttattatcccgaagaacggaaacttgttccggattcaataccagtgccgtttccaacagaggcggagaatttcacctggatggcacgttccaaagcaaacaacgctaccaagaagaaatgtgcccagaaggttTGCTGCAATCTGTTCCAGGCtatgccgaaaaagagcagcaaatccgagtgcaaataggccaacccaaagatctggtggaatcgcccaaaccgaaaagttttcttgtttgggagggtcctataagttggtctccacagcaagaagcgttcagctgcatcgaagctactctgcttcgagctgtgccttagggtgacgatgctcggttgcgccaagtcccggattcccacccgttgcccttcaaaaacggtagttcgagactacacccacattgggagcttgaatttcgttcgtttcggtctgttagcaaaattttctcccccgatttccgcgatctgagttcgccaatttgacttccaagaatttttcttttgtcatctgaaaacggaaataggtactcgaggtatttgcgaggaataaacgttcaaaataccggaaccttcaagctggggtaactgcagtctagcagcagcaaacatagaccacccagaatcagccggtattgcagttatcatcagagccagaggcgaatctaccaagtaaaataaatctgaaatcttcacaattcaacatagtatataaattcatgctaaaattttcatattatttaaaagataatgatcaactaaagtaaatttcatttctattttcgaagtcaaacgaaaacaaataccagctgtaatggatttttgacagcttgatgttttctgttgacactgccgatttcacgtacaccatcaaaggtgggtgcaaaactcgattcatgctcgttttcagcgtggaaggtgcaacactttcgggtggtgaaaacaaatacggtataagatgACGCCGAAAAGGACACGTAATTTgactttcttcttcttcttctttcaccAACATATCCAAAAcgtgtaagcatcctggaaaatgaaaagacttgcgtccttcatttctcttttcaacgttatctctgttacataaaacatgcattgcagagataCTACAGCcggccaaccatgtggtaaatacCGCAAAGATTCTGGAGCAAGgggaggaataaagcgtggagttccctaccaaacgcttcatatgtgTTACAGCATAATTTGGAAATAGCTACACTAATCTAATGACATTGTGTATTAGGAAAATAATACAATAACAACGTTTAATTTAAGGAAAAAGTttggatctcaccaaataagCCTTGAAAGTTTTCGACTATAAACCTCTTGCTCTAGTCCGGACCAGGtgactttaaaattcttttcaaactCCCCCAACCAGGATTCAGCATTCcgaaacaaagcacaaaccacTCCGAGAACTACCGCCAGTCACTTAAGCTATCATTTTCCACTGTTTAGTTCTAAAATTTctagatttattttaatttaattaaacaattttatggacgaaaacaaaaacgcgtgcGTTGCCCACAAGTCATGGCTTACTCATCCCACGtaaatttgactttcaaaattatcgaaataaatgactataaaaacatttcaaatcctCAATTAAATAGTAGTATTAAtctgaatttcatttgttttcgaCGCTAGCAAATCACCCAATAAGAAATCcaaatacttaaaaattttcgaatcatACACAAATGCTTGGAACCGATGCTGTCAACTTGCTTTGATGGCCgtggtttgaaaaataatatccgTCACGCGACCAGAAATCCATGACGATAGTCAAACTTTTCCAGTACCTTTAAGCTAAAATAGTAgtcaaataaaatcttaaacgtgatggtgaaggaaaatcagcaaccaTACCaactatgtttgaaaaattttactctGCGTATACATATTTTCCCAACTTgtgatgaaataaatttatcccacttcattgctttgaaataggtactactactactactccAAAGTTATTCGCTGAACTTGTTAGGAACACAGCTTAATTTTCAAAGTGAATATGTTGGCAAGCATTTGGCAGAACCACCAATACAGCATCCTAAACCTGCCCTTGAAACACTTCTACATTATTGCTTTCTGAGCCTTCGtcccaataaacattttttgctgataaaagctgaaaaaatatcgtggTTTAAACATTAATCAGCAATCTGGCTGAAAGAAGGCCACTGGATTTGGAGAAGTTAATCAGCAATTCTGTCATAAGACGTCAATTAACGGATCAACCAAAAAAATGTCTGCCCAATGTCTGGCATCCCCTTTCCAACCATGGAGTCAGAGAAGCAATGAAAATTTGTcgttcttaacacattgcggtccaataacgagatatctcgtttgtTCGCTCGCTGCAGGTTTGCTACATTTAGAAGgattttaataatgaattatattggaaaaaattaatgaaaaaaatcttattaacTCAAAGATACTTAATTTGTGGAATTTAGTtgagttgtttctgagataaagAGTGCCTAATTTAGGTGTTTCTCAGCTTAAATTTTTTCACGGTCCTTAATGGTTAAGCGACTATTTAAAATACCTCTCTTTATAAGGCAAATTATGCATATGACAAATGGATAGATTTTTTCAGACGTTGGGAACCAGAAATGCAATCTTCCAGTCAAGCCATTCTTCCTTGTAAATTATGCtaatcaagaaattcaaaaaatgtctgcATAAGGAAATCAATTGTAATGGTTGAACAAAGGCTGAActagtgtttgaaaaaaaaaaactcttcaacTTCTCTCATTGGCTGCACTTAAAGCACTTTAAATGCTGAAATAGCGCTCCAGTTTGCTTTTGTCCTACCATTAAGCTGAAGCAGCAAACATGCTTTAACTCAGCTTTCGTTCAgtcaaaatgtttgttggggtTACTgctccccagcaaacatttttgtagctatattcttaagctgttttgatatacgtaccaTATctattatagaatgatcgtatgaaagttgaaaaaacagcatttacctaccaaagtggaggcaatatatgtacatacataaatttcatttctttctaaaggACGAAAACTACACTAGTTGGGCGTTATACGGCACCTTATTCGTACCGAACGGAAAAATTCAAGAGAGCgtaagattttgctctcataacCTTCAAATTGTTGCCTGcaagcgacaatattttccaattctcttattggtcaatattactcaattcccatctgatttttagccatctagatgcactgctggttgcagagagaatgAAGACGACTTGAAGTTCGCGCAGGAATAGAATCAttccaaaagttacaaattcacaaacaaaatgaattttctGTCATATCCAAGTTAAACTGACTTcaaacgacattttatacgattttttcaGTATGCAGTTTGAATTGCGATtcacaacaccattgtaaacgactaaaattatgatttcagatacgatttcatgttttctGTGTCTCTAATGATGACAGTTGATCCCATTAATGAAGATAACATTGGCATTGGGTGCATTTTTTGCTTGTGTGAACCCATTCCGAATTTCTAACATTCCCTTTTGGCCTGGAGAAAACCCACAAAACATTTCAACGGAATGTGCATTACTTTTATGATAGATTACTGTCTatcaatcaattttcaactgTCTTATGGAACTACTATTTCGGATTTCGAAGCTGATCTCAAATTTTCCGGGATTCTGTAGAAAACCTTTACAGGTTTATGGACTTTTTAAGGATGTCATCATGCTTTAATGGATAATTACTCTGCTTTACACATATTTATCCTTTATTAGTTAACTAGTttatattaaataaatatttacaaagaTATTCTCGTTTTGATgaccttttttctctttttttactttctcaTCAAGTGTTTTGTCTTTGTTGCAGCTTAAGCTTGTATTATTGtttgttccgatttttttttcaactacgcATGTACCCTAAGTTCATCAGATTCATCAACACCTGCCCTAGATTCCATATTTTTAAGTTCGCCTTAGTTTTTTTCCTTAAGATTTGCTCTCCTGAAATTAAACCGgtacttgaatttgtttttttatgtataATACTAACTTCCGCttcttaaaaatcaatatttatttcGGCCTGATCTAGCGCACTAGGCTGAAGTTTTTGTTGGAACAGATTTTGTCTTTCGCTTTAATTGAACCCGGAAAATGCGTTTACCTAACGTTTTACTGTAAATACTGCTTTATTGATTGTAGAAACTTTCATTTGTTGGGTTTGAAAGGTGGAATTGTGAATTGTGGAGCTTTGtgttaactaaaaaaaaaagaaaataacagaACACTAAAACTGGAGGGAAAATCTGGCGACTAGACTAGTTGGTGCCGTTTCTTCCATTCTTcctttatacaaaattttactcTTTAGTACATTTCTAATTGCGCGCGATAGTAATAGTTTAAAAAAGGGGGATTATAGATTTCCTGCTGCGAGAaagctaaaacaaaaaaaaaaagattcgcgTTCCTACAATGCTACACTGCTGATTCTGCTTCTACACGTTAAAACTAAATTGGTTGATTTTGCCGCAAGCTACATAATAAATACACGTGCGTCCCAGCTCGATCGAGGTTCGTCACCTACTTTTGCCACGAGGACCTTGCTACTAGGCTGGGCTCGCTGATCGCGCTTGTTCCTACTACTGACACTGCGCTTCGGATGTTCGTCGATTGGTTGTGACATATAATGGTTAAGTTGTTAGGATTAGTAGTTGTTTCCGGTTTTAGTTAGTACTTGGGGAGTATCGAGGAGTGGTTGTTAGCGAGTTATGTTTTGTGGGAAGTTTTGCTCGGGGAAAGGTACACTGGAAGtcataatttaaacaaataaatatagTGTTCTTTAGATTCAAAGATACTCGTCATAGATCCGGACGGCGGGTTTCCAGATCTAGCTACTATAAgctatacgaaaaaaaaaatactacaacatAGTGACGGATGTGAAAATCGTTGATTTCGCTTCGTAACCTACTTAGTCATTTCGATGTTCGTTTTGGGTTATTCGCTCgttgcaaagttttttttttaaagaatattttagaaAGAGAGGAACGAAACCGAGGGTAGTTCACGTTTTAGATGAGTCCCCTCGGTAGTATTTAAGAAGGAACTTATCCAGGTGTTCACGCCACTTTTCGATTGTGGCTGTATTGTTGGAACCAAGATCGATGTAAAGTGCAAAGAATACTGCCAAAGATAAGCTACTCAAACTACTTAGGAGGATTAGTTGAAGTAGGAAGTCCTATAAGCAAGGTAGGTAAATGTTAGGTTAGGAAAGTTTCCGGTCTCGTTAGTGAAACTTAGCGTGTGTgtgtgagaagatgagaatttGGTTAGCTGGTCCATTGGGTCCGTCCATGCTCCGCCTGAACCATACCGCCGCCAGTCGAACAAAGATGTCACTAGCGTGTGCTGAAACgagattttggtttttttttaaattctttcctGGACCTTGTTTGACTCTAGTGACATCCGTTGTTCAAATCGCGTGAGAAAATGTTTAACCGTTGTTGAACGCCACCACACGGAACTGAAAGCATTTCCCGCTGCCGTAGTCTTAGTGGATTGGGCGCCACACAAGAATGCCACTGTTTGAgtaaaattagaacaaaaaagaACTGAAACAAAAGCAACTAACAAATATCGTTAACCAGAATTAGCAAAGCTTCCACATGCATTGCGAACGTGGTGCAGATTAGCAGCGGTGGCGGGAAGGATTTCGGAGCCAGTTGcctgtttacttttttttactgtGCCACCAGGAACACGTGTGAGCTGCTGGAGGAAAAAGATGGATGCTAGGATGAAAGTGTTGGGTGTCAGTACCGGGACCCTACTTTTACCTGGACAGTGGCATGTGGTTagctacgaaaaaaataaacaaaaaaaaaacgagaccAGAAAACATCGGTTTTAGCAGGGTAGGAGTTAGTTGACCTTGAGGAACTGCGACACGAAGGTCGGTGCCGTACCTTTACGATCGAAGTGTCTCACCCGGACGAAAAGGAATGCCGCCACGAGAGAGGCTACGGCAAGAACCAAGAGGAGCATTACCAAACCACCGACAAAACTCGGCACCGACATGCAGATCGTTTCGGGATCGACGGTTCGCTGCGACTGGATCACTACGGTTTCGTTGCTGGCAGCACTGTTCAGTGCGAAGTTAACGTCTCCCGGTGCCACGACCTGGATGACTCGTTCGGTGTTGACGTCGGTCATTTCCTGGGCATCACGTTTGTAGATTCGTGGCTTGACGACAACGGTCATGGTGTCGCGTCGTCGGCGAGCTCCCCGCAGATCATCGAGACCTTCGACGGAACGTGGTCGACCACCCAAGCTGACCAGGTTGCCATCGTTGACCATTTCGTCCTTTCGCTTGGTGACCGTCACATACGATTGACCAGGCTGTGGTGGTGGGGGTAGATCGTGGATTTCATTGTTGATGGCATTCTGGTTCGGGTTCGATTGTGCTGCGTCCGATACGTTCTGGTCTTCTTTGCGTTCCGCTGAAGATCCCGAAGTTTGTGCTTGTGGTGGTGGAACAACACTGTCCTGATTTTCCGAGAAAGCACCAGTTGAATCAGATGGGTGACGAGGATCTGGGTACGCTGGAGGAACTCCGTATTCAGGCAGAGCTGGTGGTCCATATTCTCCACTTAGAGCTCCAGGGGCTCCATATTCTCCAGACAGGGTATTACCGGAAAGTCCCGGAAGACCGTAATCATTTCCACACTTGGGCTCTGGGCAATTGTATCGGCAAACCTGAATCACACACTGGAAGTGGACATTCATCGAATCCGGGAACTTGAAGGCCTGGAAGTATGCGAACGACACGACCGACGCTGACGGTCCGAAATTCTTGATCTTCTGGAACTTGCTCATAATCTTGGGTCGCACGACGCATCCATGTTGGTCGACCAGTTGAATTGGGGCACGTTTTCCGTCGTGAGCGACACAGTTTCGCACCAACATATCGAACTTGTTCTCGTCATCCTTGATGGCCAGCACCATGGTCATGGTTTGACCGATCTTCACAATACCCGATACCTCGGAAGCCCACGGTCCCTTTCCGACCTGGATTTGCATCCAGCATTGGAGGTTATCTCCCAAGAAGTTGGCAGTGACGGCGTGCAGCATATCAACTTGGAACGGACGGAACGTGACGGCCTTCTCGTAGAAATCGTACCAGGTGCACCGGAGCTTACGAGCCTAAAATTGAAACAGATGTTAGAAAAGGGTCTCTCaaccttttgtttttattcattatgatTTTGACTTAATCTGGAATTGAACGTTTATTTCTATTAAACTAGAAACATTATATGATGGTTTTATCATCGtttgttatgtttgttaattaattttaacagtaagaacatttcaagattatgaaaatttttagccaGTTAGAAAGTTGGAAGACATGaatagatgttgaaaatgagcgagtagatttttttccaaatagatCAACTACTTTCAGGTGGTGCAGTCAGGTCAGATAGAATTGATCCCATCATTTCAAAGCAGATCACCAAGCATGATTCTCCCCACGAGTGAACCTTGCGCG
This sequence is a window from Uranotaenia lowii strain MFRU-FL chromosome 3, ASM2978415v1, whole genome shotgun sequence. Protein-coding genes within it:
- the LOC129754402 gene encoding uncharacterized protein LOC129754402 isoform X3 — its product is MGRESRSLVATFVLIFTVLKNVHCDAPLVDSAALPLEHRAVYGPPAPSPVYGTPGLLSGGGGGGGGSSSGGSDDPWPLSGSNDSPQIKHLQVQCEKTHMRVNIEFDRPFYGMIFSKGFYSDPHCVHLKPGTGHLSATFEIFLNSCGMSSSANHNAANFGAPTPSGSYVENTIIIQYDPYVQEVWDQARKLRCTWYDFYEKAVTFRPFQVDMLHAVTANFLGDNLQCWMQIQVGKGPWASEVSGIVKIGQTMTMVLAIKDDENKFDMLVRNCVAHDGKRAPIQLVDQHGCVVRPKIMSKFQKIKNFGPSASVVSFAYFQAFKFPDSMNVHFQCVIQVCRYNCPEPKCGNDYGLPGLSGNTLSGEYGAPGALSGEYGPPALPEYGVPPAYPDPRHPSDSTGAFSENQDSVVPPPQAQTSGSSAERKEDQNVSDAAQSNPNQNAINNEIHDLPPPPQPGQSYVTVTKRKDEMVNDGNLVSLGGRPRSVEGLDDLRGARRRRDTMTVVVKPRIYKRDAQEMTDVNTERVIQVVAPGDVNFALNSAASNETVVIQSQRTVDPETICMSVPSFVGGLVMLLLVLAVASLVAAFLFVRVRHFDRKGTAPTFVSQFLKVN